A section of the Anabaena cylindrica PCC 7122 genome encodes:
- a CDS encoding MAPEG family protein, with translation MSPWTSLVTVLALIVYFVVTINVGRARFKYKISPPQTVGNPDFERVLRVQQNTLEQLILFLPALWLFSIYISPIWASALGTAWVIGRITYAWGYYQAAEKRGIGFAISSLSSMGLILGSLIGIILDLVKLPGI, from the coding sequence ATGTCTCCTTGGACTAGCCTTGTGACAGTGCTGGCACTGATTGTTTACTTTGTGGTGACAATTAATGTTGGCAGAGCCAGATTTAAATATAAAATTAGTCCTCCTCAAACAGTAGGAAACCCAGATTTTGAAAGAGTGCTGCGCGTTCAACAAAATACCTTAGAACAACTGATTTTATTTTTACCTGCTTTATGGTTGTTCTCAATTTATATTAGTCCAATTTGGGCTTCTGCTTTAGGTACAGCTTGGGTGATAGGACGCATTACTTATGCGTGGGGATATTATCAAGCAGCCGAAAAGCGGGGTATCGGTTTTGCTATTAGTTCTTTGAGCAGTATGGGATTAATTTTAGGTTCACTAATTGGAATTATTTTAGATTTGGTGAAACTGCCAGGTATCTAG
- the holB gene encoding DNA polymerase III subunit delta' → MFSPLIGQKQAIELLTQAVKQNRIAPAYMFVGAEGVGRSLAAKCFIELLFSISVEPQQIPTLHNRIRQGNHPSLFWVQPTYQYQGQRLTAAEAAEKGVKRKAPPVIRLEQIREITQFLSRPPLEAPRNVVVLEQAETMAEAAANALLKTLEEPGQATLILIAPSAESVLPTLVSRCQKIPFYRLDTASVAQVLTQTGNKEILQHPEVLSLAAGSPGSAIASYQQLQTIPNELLQQLTKAPKSYRNSLELAQRIDKELDTEAQLWLIDYLQQSYWQQIHQPKIIEQLEKTRKNLLCYAQPRLVWECTFLSILQISQLR, encoded by the coding sequence ATGTTTTCCCCATTAATAGGACAAAAACAAGCAATAGAATTATTAACCCAAGCTGTTAAACAAAACCGCATTGCCCCAGCTTATATGTTTGTTGGTGCTGAAGGTGTAGGACGAAGTTTAGCAGCTAAATGTTTCATTGAATTGCTGTTTTCTATTTCCGTAGAACCACAGCAAATACCCACCTTACACAATCGGATTCGTCAAGGAAATCACCCTTCCTTATTTTGGGTACAACCAACTTATCAATATCAAGGACAAAGATTAACAGCAGCCGAAGCAGCAGAAAAAGGAGTGAAAAGGAAAGCACCTCCGGTAATTCGCTTAGAACAAATTCGAGAAATTACTCAGTTTCTTTCTCGTCCACCTTTAGAGGCACCAAGAAACGTAGTTGTTTTAGAACAAGCCGAAACAATGGCCGAAGCAGCTGCAAATGCTTTACTCAAAACCTTAGAAGAACCAGGACAAGCGACATTAATTTTAATTGCACCTTCTGCTGAGTCTGTTTTACCGACCTTAGTTTCCCGTTGTCAGAAGATTCCTTTTTATCGACTAGATACAGCCTCTGTGGCTCAAGTGCTGACCCAGACAGGGAATAAAGAGATTTTGCAGCATCCAGAAGTATTGAGTTTAGCTGCTGGTAGTCCTGGAAGTGCGATCGCATCTTACCAACAATTACAAACAATTCCCAATGAACTACTCCAACAACTAACAAAAGCGCCTAAATCTTACCGCAATTCTTTAGAATTAGCCCAAAGAATTGATAAAGAATTAGATACAGAAGCGCAATTATGGTTAATTGATTATCTACAACAGTCTTACTGGCAACAAATACATCAACCGAAAATTATTGAACAATTAGAAAAAACCAGAAAAAATTTACTTTGTTATGCTCAACCTCGTCTAGTTTGGGAATGTACATTTTTATCAATATTACAAATATCGCAGTTGCGTTGA
- a CDS encoding four helix bundle protein translates to MNSYVAITDRTKLFAIRIIKACCFLDEQSGIYRTLSKQLLRSGTSIGANVREAQSAQSDKDFIHKLEIALKEARETQYWLEILIESELVDKTRFNLLLQEANEIGKILVASTKKLKEK, encoded by the coding sequence ATGAATAGTTATGTAGCAATTACAGATAGGACAAAACTATTTGCAATTAGGATAATTAAAGCTTGTTGTTTTTTGGATGAACAATCAGGAATCTATCGTACATTATCTAAACAATTACTTCGTTCTGGAACTTCTATTGGTGCAAATGTCCGAGAGGCTCAATCTGCTCAATCCGATAAAGACTTTATTCACAAATTAGAAATAGCTCTCAAAGAAGCGAGAGAAACTCAATATTGGTTAGAAATATTGATAGAATCGGAATTAGTAGATAAAACAAGATTTAACTTACTCCTCCAAGAAGCAAACGAAATTGGTAAAATCCTAGTCGCGTCCACAAAAAAACTCAAAGAAAAATAA
- the tmk gene encoding dTMP kinase, with product MSGKLIVFEGVEGCGKTTQMQLCNQWLHSLSVSVVLTREPGGTELGSHLRRLLLEKSEDKPVGEVTELLLYAADRAQHIEQELKPNLAAGKYILCDRYTDSTIAYQGYGRGLSMSIINQLNNIATGGLESDLTIWLDVDVEVGLARKRGSEAALDRIEQEAIAFHHRVQQGYTELAATYPARIFRVDGSLSKEVVQHTIKQILSDRFFNS from the coding sequence ATGAGTGGTAAATTAATTGTATTTGAAGGGGTGGAAGGTTGTGGTAAAACTACTCAGATGCAACTGTGTAATCAGTGGTTACATAGTTTAAGTGTATCCGTAGTGTTGACTCGTGAACCGGGAGGAACAGAGTTAGGTTCACATTTACGACGGTTATTGCTGGAAAAATCGGAAGATAAGCCGGTGGGGGAAGTAACAGAATTATTGTTGTATGCTGCGGATAGAGCGCAACACATTGAGCAGGAACTAAAACCTAATTTAGCAGCGGGAAAATATATTTTGTGCGATCGCTATACTGACTCTACCATTGCCTATCAAGGTTATGGCAGGGGCTTGAGTATGAGTATCATTAATCAGCTTAATAACATTGCTACTGGTGGGTTAGAAAGTGATTTGACTATTTGGCTAGATGTTGATGTGGAAGTGGGACTAGCGCGGAAACGTGGCAGTGAAGCTGCACTAGATAGAATAGAGCAAGAAGCGATCGCATTTCATCATCGTGTCCAACAAGGATATACAGAATTAGCTGCAACTTACCCAGCCCGAATTTTCCGAGTAGATGGGAGTTTGAGTAAAGAAGTTGTGCAACATACTATCAAACAAATTTTGAGCGATAGATTTTTTAATTCGTAA
- a CDS encoding amino acid permease, translated as MSRLSSPVSHQFAFQSLPRSMTTLETWTFGITNHLSWPTLVATVHADLGTAAIFVWVPAIIVGMLINYQVKHLGRNLLDVSGGTPNYIARLWNGHPIIARYAAIGYLISWLSVVPLNAVIITEMIKSNLGVLGITCPELIFKLGFTLLPFVLAFSGSRALSILHLLFSLPALLLLLSFCLQGLGFLAFSPHSPGFFPEHWSSLSFINWAKWFFFISYTAYSCETVSSFVADSRHPQETLKFLNIATWLMPPIFIGGSWVIIRLSTLSDLGDDAYLNLVAAASQFWGNFAPITITFLLAGCCLLGSATAVSNSPRIIYQLARDKHLAEVFSLVSSRGVFGSALVLSLCICIIYFLWGDISQIVIVGNVAWFVAFMLMHLGLWRKRNQADVLWPKLSLVFYILEAVILLVTAYAWGWQDFLAGLLAPFFVLVMDAFVRYLPLPIFRSHWWIRQYKSQRRTPVKDSLLIQVGILMFLLCGAVLAGCIFVWLLNAPPNTTTKNLIVILLITVAFVGVAIACWTSLPEVIALAEARESAEHLFTIAQDAILVVDEQGIIRQANPATEDFFGFNPSQLLGYHLKKFLPELTEHPEEWQNRGEHTLHHHHKIRTLEVSISDRLHQDFQEYVVIVHDITQRKQAEEILRQSEAQLRAEAQLLATQLVQSEKMSSLGQLVAGVAHEINNPVSFIYGNLSPANQYIQDLIQLIQLYQQHYPQPKSEIQKLITAIDLNFVIADLPKLLHSMEIGSERIREIVLSLRNFSRLDEAEMKAVNIHDGIDSTLLILQNRIKSTSNRPAIQIIKKYGNLPPIECYAGQLNQVFMNIIANGIDALEESILNGQKIEQPQIQIHTEITTNKEVIIHIKDNGYGIPENIQKRLFEPFFTTKAVGKGTGLGLSISYRIITEKHGGNLKCISAPEQGTEFVITIPLKQQELPPE; from the coding sequence ATGTCCCGTCTCTCTAGTCCAGTCTCGCATCAGTTTGCATTCCAAAGTTTACCAAGAAGCATGACTACTTTGGAAACCTGGACTTTCGGTATCACCAACCATCTCAGTTGGCCTACATTAGTCGCAACAGTTCATGCGGACTTGGGAACGGCAGCTATATTTGTTTGGGTTCCTGCCATCATTGTGGGAATGTTAATCAACTATCAAGTTAAGCATCTAGGTAGAAATTTATTAGATGTGTCTGGTGGTACTCCTAACTACATAGCCCGGTTATGGAATGGCCACCCCATTATTGCCCGTTATGCTGCAATTGGGTATCTCATCTCTTGGCTTTCCGTTGTCCCACTCAATGCGGTGATCATCACAGAGATGATTAAATCTAATCTGGGTGTATTGGGTATTACCTGCCCAGAACTAATTTTCAAACTCGGTTTTACTCTCCTACCTTTTGTTCTTGCCTTTAGTGGCAGTCGTGCCTTAAGTATTTTACATCTATTATTTTCACTGCCGGCTTTACTTTTGCTCTTATCATTTTGTCTACAAGGACTCGGTTTTTTAGCTTTTTCTCCCCATAGTCCCGGCTTTTTTCCTGAACATTGGTCATCATTAAGTTTTATAAATTGGGCTAAATGGTTCTTTTTTATCAGCTATACAGCCTACAGTTGTGAAACCGTTTCCTCTTTTGTCGCTGATAGTCGTCATCCTCAAGAAACCTTAAAATTCCTAAATATTGCAACTTGGTTAATGCCACCTATTTTTATTGGTGGTTCTTGGGTAATAATTCGTTTATCTACCCTGTCAGATTTAGGGGATGATGCTTATCTTAACCTTGTTGCCGCTGCTTCCCAATTTTGGGGGAACTTTGCCCCTATCACCATCACTTTTTTACTCGCTGGATGTTGTTTACTCGGTTCAGCAACCGCTGTTTCTAATTCCCCCCGAATTATTTACCAGTTAGCTAGAGATAAGCATTTAGCAGAGGTATTTTCTCTAGTTTCCTCTCGTGGAGTCTTTGGTTCAGCACTAGTTTTGAGTTTATGTATATGTATAATTTACTTTCTGTGGGGAGACATATCTCAAATCGTCATCGTGGGGAATGTGGCTTGGTTTGTAGCATTCATGCTTATGCACTTGGGGTTATGGAGAAAACGAAATCAAGCCGACGTATTATGGCCAAAACTATCTTTAGTTTTTTATATTCTAGAGGCTGTAATTCTGTTAGTAACTGCCTACGCGTGGGGTTGGCAAGATTTTCTAGCCGGGTTATTAGCGCCCTTTTTTGTATTAGTGATGGATGCTTTCGTCCGTTATCTTCCCCTTCCTATTTTCCGTTCCCATTGGTGGATAAGGCAGTATAAATCACAAAGACGTACACCGGTCAAAGATTCCCTATTGATACAAGTGGGAATATTGATGTTTCTGTTATGTGGTGCAGTTTTAGCAGGTTGCATTTTTGTTTGGCTGTTGAATGCACCTCCGAACACTACTACCAAAAATCTGATTGTCATCTTGTTGATTACAGTAGCATTTGTGGGAGTTGCGATCGCTTGTTGGACAAGTTTACCCGAAGTAATTGCCTTAGCGGAAGCACGAGAATCAGCAGAACACCTATTTACTATTGCCCAAGATGCTATTTTAGTCGTAGATGAACAGGGTATTATTCGTCAAGCAAACCCCGCAACAGAAGATTTTTTTGGTTTCAACCCATCCCAATTATTGGGATATCACCTCAAAAAATTTCTCCCCGAATTAACTGAACATCCAGAAGAATGGCAAAATCGAGGTGAACATACCCTACACCATCATCATAAAATCAGAACTCTAGAAGTTTCCATCTCAGACCGACTTCATCAAGATTTTCAAGAATATGTCGTCATTGTTCACGACATCACCCAACGCAAACAAGCAGAGGAAATATTACGACAATCTGAAGCTCAATTAAGAGCAGAAGCACAACTATTAGCGACTCAATTAGTACAAAGTGAAAAAATGTCTAGTTTGGGTCAATTGGTGGCAGGTGTAGCACACGAAATTAATAACCCAGTTAGCTTTATTTATGGCAATCTCAGCCCAGCTAATCAATATATCCAAGATTTAATTCAACTCATCCAACTTTATCAGCAGCATTATCCCCAGCCCAAATCAGAAATACAAAAATTAATCACAGCCATAGACTTAAATTTTGTAATAGCAGACCTACCTAAGTTATTGCATTCCATGGAAATTGGTTCTGAAAGAATCAGAGAAATAGTACTATCTCTACGAAATTTTTCTCGGCTAGATGAGGCAGAAATGAAAGCTGTAAATATTCATGATGGTATTGATAGTACACTGCTAATTTTACAAAATCGAATCAAATCTACATCTAATCGTCCAGCAATTCAAATAATTAAAAAATACGGTAACTTACCACCAATAGAGTGTTATGCTGGACAACTAAATCAGGTATTTATGAATATAATTGCTAATGGAATTGATGCGTTAGAAGAATCAATTTTGAATGGACAAAAAATTGAGCAACCACAAATCCAGATACATACTGAAATCACCACCAATAAAGAGGTAATTATTCACATCAAAGATAATGGTTATGGCATTCCTGAAAATATCCAAAAGCGCTTATTTGAACCTTTCTTCACCACCAAAGCAGTAGGCAAAGGTACAGGTTTAGGTTTGTCTATTAGTTACAGAATTATTACAGAAAAACATGGTGGTAATTTAAAATGTATTTCTGCTCCTGAGCAAGGTACAGAATTTGTAATTACAATACCCTTAAAACAACAAGAATTACCACCTGAATAA
- a CDS encoding glutathione binding-like protein, translating to MIELYYWTTPNGHKITIFLEEVEIPYTIIPINIGAGEQFQPDFLEISPNNRIPAIVDDEPANGSAPISIFESGAILLYLAEKTGKLISQDVCGRVEVLQWLFWQMGGLGPMAGQNHHFSQYAPEKIEYAINRYVKETGRLYAVLNKRLADREFVAGDYSIADIAIYPWIVSYELQGQNLEDFPHVSRWFETIKNRSAVIRAYEKAEEFKNQALNIEKSRDLLFNQSSNTVQR from the coding sequence ATGATTGAGCTTTATTATTGGACAACTCCAAATGGTCATAAAATCACAATTTTCTTGGAAGAAGTAGAAATTCCCTACACCATCATCCCTATCAATATCGGTGCGGGTGAGCAATTTCAGCCTGATTTCCTGGAAATTTCTCCGAATAATCGCATTCCCGCAATTGTTGATGATGAACCAGCAAATGGAAGTGCGCCAATTTCCATCTTTGAGTCTGGAGCTATATTATTATATTTAGCAGAAAAAACTGGGAAATTAATTTCTCAAGATGTGTGTGGACGAGTGGAAGTTCTCCAGTGGTTATTTTGGCAAATGGGTGGTTTAGGGCCAATGGCCGGACAGAACCATCATTTTAGCCAGTATGCTCCTGAAAAAATAGAGTATGCTATTAATCGCTACGTTAAAGAAACTGGCCGTTTATATGCAGTATTGAATAAGCGACTTGCAGATAGAGAATTTGTAGCCGGTGATTATTCTATTGCTGATATTGCCATTTATCCTTGGATTGTTTCTTATGAACTTCAAGGCCAAAACCTAGAAGATTTTCCCCATGTTTCACGCTGGTTTGAAACCATAAAAAACCGTTCAGCAGTAATTCGTGCTTACGAGAAAGCTGAGGAGTTTAAAAATCAAGCTCTTAATATCGAAAAATCAAGAGATTTGTTATTTAACCAGTCAAGTAATACTGTACAACGTTAA